CAGTCGCCGTAATGCTCGCTCAAGTGGAGCAACAGGCCGGCCCGGGAGACCTGCATATAGAGCGGCGTCGACGGCTCGAACCGGTGTTCCCAATCGACGGCGAAACCGAGATAGCCGATGTAGAACTCGCGAGCCTTCTCGATCGAGAACATCCGCAAGACCGGGACCGTGTTCGTAAATGTGATCGCCATGACTGCCTGCCCATTGAGGGATTGCGGGTTAACCATGTCCCGGCGCAAAGAAAGGCCGGCCGGCCCGCCCGCGCCGACTTGTAGCGCGGCGCGGCATGGCAGGCTATGGTCCCGGCCAGCCTTGAGAGGATGGAATGGTTCAAGACAGCGACCGCACGACGCATTTCGGCT
The sequence above is drawn from the Afipia sp. P52-10 genome and encodes:
- a CDS encoding glyoxalase superfamily protein; translated protein: MAITFTNTVPVLRMFSIEKAREFYIGYLGFAVDWEHRFEPSTPLYMQVSRAGLLLHLSEHYGDCAPGAKVFVEMTGVAALHAELTAKAYNYLRPGLEREPWGATSLTVIDPFMNRIVFNESDPKTA